In Brachypodium distachyon strain Bd21 chromosome 2, Brachypodium_distachyon_v3.0, whole genome shotgun sequence, one genomic interval encodes:
- the LOC112270808 gene encoding uncharacterized protein LOC112270808, producing MSKTCPGSTWNENIFLWHHHIINNIPIHNRESSGYLITLFMSAWEDEKLNLPFSKDGYELSKQILGKLLTFKKNECEVNMPAGVLDIINSIRNIQTNMNVKT from the exons ATGTCAAAGACATGCCCTGGGTCTACATGGAATGAAAATATTTTCCTATGGCACCACCATATCATAAATAATATTCCAATTCACAACAG GGAATCGTCTGGTTATCTTATTACCCTCTTCATGTCCGCATGGGAGGACGAAAAATTGAATCTGCCATTTTCAAAG GATGGATACGAGCTAAGCAAACAAATTTTGGGAAAGCTACTGACattcaagaaaaatgaatGCGAAGTCAACATGCCCGCCGGTGTACTGGATATCATAAACTCTATAAGGAATATCCAAACCAATATGAATGTGAAGACCTGA